One genomic segment of uncultured Desulfobacter sp. includes these proteins:
- a CDS encoding PHP domain-containing protein: MNRSSYVDLHTHTEYTHNNGLSTVGALVEKAVSYKMDTLAITDSGNVSGVPEFYEACIRSGIKPIIGLGFYFADDSRFSKSTHKYHLVLLAENRIGFMHLLALAERSFTEGFYKRPRIDFELLEMFHDGLICLTGGLGGVVDKYLHAQRKSDALSFVQKCLSFFGDDHFFLELQDNGLKKNQEMITELIKLSKETGAQCVVSGGSFYVDRKDALGCNELRKAHGNNPLIGDGYYFKSPEEISSLFSMVPHAVQASRAIADRCTVLLDEDKCGKISRDDNDLSIIRQLQGCITQQ; encoded by the coding sequence TCATACAGAATATACGCATAATAACGGATTGAGTACAGTCGGTGCACTTGTAGAAAAGGCTGTGTCATATAAAATGGATACATTGGCGATTACGGACAGTGGAAATGTTTCCGGAGTACCGGAGTTTTATGAGGCATGTATTCGTTCGGGTATAAAACCAATCATCGGATTGGGTTTCTATTTTGCTGATGACTCCCGTTTTTCTAAAAGTACCCACAAGTATCATCTCGTTCTTCTGGCAGAAAACCGTATTGGGTTTATGCATCTGTTAGCACTGGCAGAACGTTCGTTCACCGAAGGGTTTTATAAGCGTCCCAGGATTGATTTTGAACTGCTTGAGATGTTTCATGATGGGCTTATTTGCCTTACGGGAGGTCTTGGGGGAGTCGTTGACAAATATTTACATGCACAGAGAAAAAGTGATGCACTCTCTTTTGTCCAAAAATGTTTATCTTTTTTTGGTGATGATCATTTTTTTTTGGAGTTACAGGATAATGGACTGAAAAAAAATCAGGAAATGATTACAGAGTTGATAAAACTTTCCAAGGAAACAGGCGCACAATGTGTGGTCAGTGGAGGAAGTTTTTATGTAGATAGAAAAGACGCCCTTGGGTGCAATGAACTTCGCAAAGCACATGGTAATAATCCATTAATTGGCGATGGGTATTATTTTAAATCTCCAGAAGAAATTTCTTCTCTATTTTCAATGGTTCCCCATGCTGTGCAGGCAAGTAGAGCAATTGCTGACAGATGCACAGTTTTGTTAGATGAGGATAAGTGCGGTAAAATATCACGAGATGATAATGACTTGTCAATTATCAGGCAGCTGCAAGGGTGTATTACACAGCAGTAA